TTTTGAATGGAATCTTTCTCTTCCTGTTCAATCCGTGCCAAAAAATCCAGCAGGTTTTGTTTGCGAATGGGTTTGGAAAGATGGTGATCACAGCCCGCTTCCATCACCAGTTCGTGGTGTTCGTGCATGGCGTGGGCGGTCAGGGCGGCAACGGGGGTGTGGCCGGCGTGGTTTTTGGACTCCCAGGTACGGATTCCCCGGGTGGCGGTATAGCCGTCCATCACCGGCATTTGAATGTCCATCAACACCACGTCGTAGGGTTTGGCCATGAACATCTCCAACCCTTCCCGACCGTTTTGGGCATAATCGAGGCGGTGGGCGCTTTTTTTCAGGAATGTTTCGATCAGGAGCCGGTTGTCTTCGTTGTCTTCCACCAGGAGGATTGAAAGCCCCGGGGTAGCGGTTGGGTTTTCTCTGCGCCGGCGCTGCTCTCTGGGAGCTTCGGGGGGGGTAGGGCTCACAGGGGTGGGTTCAGAGGCGGCGAGGGGGATTTCAAAATGGAAGGTGCCCCCTTGCCCTGGCTGGCTTTCCACCCGGATGTGACCATCCATCCGTTCCACCAGTTTTTGACAGATGGTCAGCCCCAGACCGGTGCCGCCAAATCGTCGGGTGGTGGTGGAGTCGGCCTGAACAAAAGGTTGGAAGATGGATTCCAGCTTGTCCTGGGAGATGCCGATACCGGTATCGGTGACGGTAAAATGGATCATCTCCTCCTGAGTGGGGGGGGTGTTTTTGGTTTTGCTTTTTTCGATACTGAAGGAGACCTTGCCCGCCGGGGTAAATTTGATGGCATTGCCCAGGAGGTTCAAAACGATCTGCCGCAGGCGGTTGGGATCGCCACTGACATATTGGGGTACTTCGGGATCCAGATTGAGCTTGAGTTCGATATTTTTTTCCCGGGCGATGTTTTCCTGGATTTCCAGACTTCCGGTAACCAGTTCGTGGAGATCGAACACCATCTCTTCCATATCCCACTGACCCGATTCGATTTTCGAAAGATCCAAAATATCGCTGATCAGAGCCAAAAGTGACTCTCCGGCCTTGTGCAGGGTGGTGAGATATTGACCCTGCTCTTCGGAAACCTCGGTCTCCTGTAAAAGCTCACCCATCCCCAAAATGGCGTTCAGGGGGGTGCGGATTTCGTGGCTCATGGTCGCCAAAAATTCGCTTTTGGCCCGGTTGCCCGCTTCGGCGGCGGCTCGACCCTTTTCCGCCTCCCGCTTGGCGGCCTGGAGTTCAGTGGTGCGTAGCTTGACTACATTTTCCAGGCGATCCCGATGGCGTTTCAATTCCAGATGGTTGAGCACCCGCCGTCTGACGATCTCCCCCTGGAAAGGCTTGGTGATATAATCCACTCCCCCCAGGCTCAACCCTTCGGCTTCGTCGGCGACCTCCTTCTTGGCGGTGACAAAGAGCACCGGGATTTCCTGGGTCTGTGGATCCCCCTTCAGCCGTCGGCACACTTCATAGCCATCCATCTCCGGCATCATGATATCCAGCAAAATGATATCCGGTGGATGATCCGATTGGGCAATTTGCAGGGCACGGCGGCCATTCAGGGCCACCATCCGATCAAACTCGCTGAGGATTTCCGCCAAAACATCGATGTTGGAACGCTGATCATCGACGATGAGCACCCGCTCTTTTTCCAACTCCCGAACCATGGTCCGTCTGCCGGAAAAAGTGGCATCCAGAGAAGCGGTGATGTCGTGGATGATTTGCAGGGCTTCCCGATAGTGATAGTCGGAAATCTGTTTTTTCAGCTCCTGAAAGATGGCCGGTGAGGCGGCTTCCAGAGTCTGGGCCAGGGCGCTCATGAGAGAGGCCACTTCGATGGAACCGATCTCCAGGTGGCGGGCCAAATCTTCCAGCAGGATGACCGTCTGCTCCGGATTTTCCCTGAGGGAGCCTTTATCAGGCAGATTGATGTGGATGGCCTCGCTGGTGCCGGGCTCCATGCCTCCCAACTCCCGGATGAGGGCATTCATGCGGTTGAAAAAACGGGCGGAAGTCGCCTTGATGGCGATGGGGTTGGACTCTCCGATGGCGTTTTCAAGTTGGCCGGTGGATTCATAGAGTTGCACCGCCCCCAGGTTGCCTGCCACACCCCGGATGGTGTGTAGTTCGACAGCAGCCTTCTGAAATGCTTTTTTCTCCAGCAGATCCCGGATTTTTTGGTTGGCTTGGCCATACTCTTCCAAAAAGCGCACCAGCAGGCGGCGGTAGAGCTTGTGGTTGCCTCCCAGCCGCTCCAGCCCGCTCTGAATATCCAGGCCGGGAATCTCCTCCAGTGTCTCTCCCTCGATGGTGACAGCCATCTGTTGGGTGGATGGCAAGGGACGGGAGATCGCTTTGGAGATCAAACCATAGAGGCGTTCGGGTCGGATCGGTTTGTCCACATGTCCGTTCATGCCGGACTTGTTGACCCGTTCTTTTTCTTCGGTCGAAGAGTGCGCGGTCATGGCGAGGATGGGGAGATCCTTCATGCCCAGATCCTGGCGAATGCGCGCCGTCGCTTCGTAGCCGTCCATTTCCGGCATTTGCAGGTCCATCAGCACGGCATCAAAGGGCAGGCGCTCCAGGAGGCGCAATGCTTCCAGGCCGTTGTTGGCTGTTTCCACCACCAGCCCCACCCTCTCCAGGAGTTCCCGGGCCACCTGCTGATTGATTTCGTTATCTTCCACCAGCAAAATGCGACTGCCTGCCACCTGTTCACCGGTCTCCTCTTCCAGCCCGAGGACTTTTTTGGAGCGCCGATCCTGGATGACCTTCTGTTCTGCTTCCGTTTGTTCCTCCTTGCTCTCCTTCTCAGCCTCCTCAGTCAATACCTGAATCAGCCGGGAGCGCACCACGGGCTTGTCGAGGAAAAGATCGACCCCGGCTTTTTCCCCTTCGATGCGAATGGCATCGATACCAAAGGGGGTGAGGAGACAGAGTTGGGGCAAGCGGCAAGAGGGGGAGGCGGCGGTAAGGGTCGCCCGGATTTCGGCGGCGGAATCGATACCACTTTTTTTCGGCAGGTTCCAATCCAAAAAGGTAAAATCATAGGGGGCTTCACCGCTATTGTGGGCCAAAAGCTCCGCCAAGGCCTCCTTGCCGGAAAAAACGGTGGTGGGGATCAGGCCCATCTCGGTCAAAAGCTCCTGGAGATAGAGCTGGAAGATGGGGTTGTGGGCGGCTATCAGGGCTTTTTTACCCTGAAGGGGCTTGGGCAGGGTGCGTTTTTTGCGGCGGTTTTCGGAGTGGTGTTCCACCATCACAAAAAAGGCAAATTCACTCCCCTCCCCCGGTGAACTTTCCGCCCAGATTTCCCCATCCATCAGATTGACCAGGCGTTTGCAGATCGAAAGCCCCAGCCCCGTGCCACCATATTTGCGGGTGGTAGAGCCGTCAGCCTGGACAAAGGGTGAGAAGAGCCGGGGGAGATTTTCAGAGTTGATCCCCACCCCGCTATCCTGAATCGAAAAGGCGATCTTGATCTGGCCGTTGCCGACTGTTTCCAGAGTGGCCCGGACCGTGATGCCGCCATCATCCGTAAACTTGACGGCGTTGCGGATCAGATTGATCAAAATCTGCTCAATCCGCATCACATCGCCATGGAGCACCTGATCGAAGGAGAGCGGAGCCAGAAAGAGCAGTTCGATCCCCTTGTCCGCCACCTGTTTGCTGAAAAGATCCGCCAGGCGGTCCAGGAGATCGTGGATATCAAACTTGACCGGATCGAGATTCATCCGCCCGGCATCGATCTTGGAAAAGTCGAGAATGTCGTTAATGATGCCCATCAGGGAGCGGGAGGCATTTTCGATCTTGCCCAGATAATCCCGCACCTTGGGAGAAATTTTGGCTTTCAGGGCCAGATCCGTAAAACCCAATACCGCATTCATGGGGGTACGGATTTCGTGGCTGGTGTTGGCGATAAATTCGCTCTTGGCCCGGTTGGCCGACTCCGCCACCTGGAGGGTCTCTTCCAGAGAGATCAAAAGCTGCTTGCGGTCGGTGATATCCTGGATGAAGGCGGTATATTGGGGGTTTTTGGCCTGTTTGATGGCGGTCAGAGAGATCTGTAAATCAATCACCTTGCCATCGGAACGCTGCCCGGGGAGTTCAAATCGCCGTCGCAACTCCCCCTCCTGCCCCGATTGGGAGCGCACCAGAGCGTTTTTGTGGGGCTCCCGAAGGTGGGGAGGGATGATGAGGTCGGCGATATCCTGGCCTGCGGCCTGTTTTTCGGTATAGGCAAAAAGCTCTTCGGCGGCGGGGTTGAAATCCAAAACCCGGCCAGCGTGATCGATGGTGATGATGGCATCGAGGGCGTTATCCAGCACCGATTGGTGGCGGGTCACCATCTGCTGGAGTTCCTGATGGCGCTCGATGATGTCGATGTTTTGATAGACCCGGCAGAGCAGCTCTTCGGGTTGGAAGGGTTTGACCAAAAAATCGTTGGCGCCTGCCTTGATGAAGGCCACCGCCAATCCCGGATCCGTGGCTGAGGAGAGCCCGATGGCCGCGACTTTGTCCCGGGAGTGGTGGGTCCGCAACTTTTTCATCAGTTGCAGACCGTCCATTTCGGGCATCTTGAAATCGGTCACCATCAGGGAGATGGGCTCCCGGTTGAGGATCTCCAGCGCTTCCAAACCATCTTTGGCTTCCAGCAGGTGAAAGCCGTAACGTTTGAGGGTGTGGCACACCAGGCCCCGGGCGCTGCGGGAGTCATCCACCACCAAAATGTGATGGCCCCGGTTGCGGCGAATTCGGTCGATGGCGTGGATGACTGAATCCACGACGCCGATGTTATCCTTGACGAAATAGTCGAGGATGCCCTTTTTGAGGATTTTTTCCTGCAGTTTTTTTTTGTAGGTGGCGGTGAGGACGATGGCGGGAATCGACCGGGAGAGCATTAAATCGACGATCTCGCCATCCGGGGCATCGGGGAGATGGAGATCCAGGAGGGCGAGAGAAAAATCGGTGTCGAGATGATTTTCCAGCACTTCCCGGGCATTTTCCAGACTGGTGGCCAGAACAACCTGATAGCCCAAGGCGACCTGAATGCGCTGTTTCAGCAGGGAGGCAAAGCTTTTGGAGTCCTCAACAATGAGGATGGAGCCCATAATTGATTCCGTTTCAGGCACTAAATGAGAGCTATGCGTGAATGCGGTGACGAAAAGGTGATGAAGATTGGATCATTTCACAACCGGCACAAGGCATCAACAAAATACCACCCCCCAGAGGTCACTTTTTCCACGATTTGGTACCAAAGAATATCCTATCGGCTGTGTTCGAGTGGGGTGGGCAGGTAACGAACGGTCATTAAAAGGCAAATATGAAATATGGATCCACGCAAAATAGTCAGGATGACTGGATTTTTTTCAGGAATGAGAGGCGTTTTGTCTGCTTGCTTATCATGAAGAGTGTCGGGGCAGACATTATTTTGGATGTGAGGTTATTAGATTATTGACAGGTTGGAGGCATCAGGGAGATTAGGGGGCAGGAGATCACAGCCAATCCTGAAGCGAGGTCAAATCCGGGGCTGTTTCAAGCTCTAAGGGGAAGGGGTTGGCTCGATTGGGGGCGACAATACCGAGAAAGCCACAACCGCTACTCAGAGCTGCTTGATAGTCTGAAATGGAATCCCCCAGGAACAGCAGTTTTTCGGGGGGGATCGATTCCTGATCGAGTATGGCCTTGAGGGTGAGCGCTTTTTTCACCGGGCCGCCATAGACTCCTTTGAAGAGCCCCGTCATGCCTCTGGCGGCCACCACTTCCCGAACTTCCTCCTGGGGGGCGGCGGAAACCACATAACAGGGGTGCTGGGGAGCGGCGGCAAAAAATTCCCGGGCGCCGGGAATCCACGGGCAAGCGATGGTTTTGGCCTTTACCAGGGATTGATAGCGATTCACCTGATAAGCCAAGTCAGCCGGGCTCAAACGCTCCCCGGTGGTTTCCTGGAAGACCCGGGCAATCCGCTGATCCCGAAACACCCCCCGGGAGTTTTCCCACGCTGAGAGGGCCTTTTCCTGGATAGTCGGACCATATTGATCGAAAAGTTGTTGCAGGGCCTGGTCTTTGATGGGCACCGAATCAGCCAAAACGCCATCAAAATCAAAAGCCACCGCGCTTATGGAAGATGCGGCCATACGGATGGATTCCCCTCACCTGAAAAGGGACTGCCCCATGATTATTGGGCAAATTTGGCAAAGAGGATCTCTTCCTCCCACAGCACCCGTCCTTTGAGAAAGCGGATCAATTTTTTCAGATCCTTTTTAAAATCGGCCCCAGCCTGCTCACCCGCATGTTTGTCGAGAAAATTTTGCGCCAGATCGCCGATCTTGCGCATATGTTTTTGATAATAATCGAGAATGATTTTCAGATCCCGATCTTCTTCAGCCCGCTGGATCAACCCCGGATAGAGCTGTTTATCCTCTTTGGCCAGATGATCGGCGACAAATCCCCGAAGCTGGTTGAGGGAACTCAGACGGTTTTTGTCCTGGGGGGCCAGTTTGCTGAGTTTTTTGAGAAATTTCAGCATTTCCTGGTGTTCATCCTTCAGTTCCTGAATGAATGGATCCATGGCCTTTTTTCCCTCGTTCAGAAGGGTGATCGGGGGTGGTGATGGATGCCTTTCCCTCCTTGGCCGTGTGGCAGCCGCTGTGGCTGGGTGCGCCTGTCAGGGATGGCGGGTCAACGGGTCGATGGAGCCATTATTAAGTCGATGGCGCTATTTTTCGACCATTTCAGGATGCCGCTTCAGGGAATTTGGAGCAAGACTTTTCTGGTTCTGGGGCCATCAAATTCCGCCAAAAACACCCCCTGCCAGGTGCCCAGCACCGGACGACCCCCGGCGATGAGCAGGGTGAGTTGGTTGCCCAGGAGGCTTGTCTTGACGTGGGCTGGGCTGTTGCCTTCGGCGTGGCGGTAGTCGGAGCGGTTGGGCACCAGGCGTTCCAGGGTGTCGAGCATGTCGGTGACCACATCCGGATCGCAGTTTTCATTGAGGGTGAGGCCAGCCGTGGTGTGGGGCACAAAGAGATGACACACCCCTTCCCGAATCCCGCTCTGACTGATTTCTCGGCTCACTTGCTGGGTGATATCCACCAGGTTTCGGGGGCGGGCGGTGTCGATGGTCAGGGTTTTGGTGAACATGGCTCTGGTTCCTGGTTCGATGGATCAATGTGGATTTGGCTATGGTCTGGATGGCTGTAGAATATTGATAAAGGTGGCATTTTTTTCGGTGACCAGCTTTAATCTTCCCATGAAGAATCAAGATGGCCCAGCCTCGTAAGGCGTGACCCATCTTTTTATCGTTATTCTGGATGGGTGGTTTCCAAAGAGGGCTCCTGTGGGGATTCGGTTTCGCTCCCCTCCCCCACACCCCTTCCCAACACCTCTCGGATGCGTTTCCATAGCTCAGGAATGCCGTCCCCCTTGAGGGAAGAGGTGGCCGCCACCGGCATCAGGGCGAATTGGGCCAGGGGTTTGAGCTGTTTATTGATTTGAACGATTCCCTGGCGGCGGGCGTTGGGCTTGAGCTTGTCGATTTTGGTGGCCACCGGCAGCAGGGGAATACCCCGCTCCTCCAAAAAGAGGATCATCTCCCGGTCGATATCGGTGATGCCTCGCCTGAGATCCATCAACAGCAGCACCGCCCGCAGATTGCGCCGGTGATCCAGATAGTCGCCGATGGCCTGCTCCCAGCCCCGATGCTCCTGGCGGTTGACCTTGGCAAAGCCGTAGCCGGGCAGATCCACAAACCACCAACGCTCCTTCACCTGAAAAAAATTGATCCGTCGGGTGCAGCCCGGAGTTCGACTCACCCGGACCAGCTTTTTGCGGTTGAAAAGCCGGTTGAGCAAGGCGGACTTGCCGACGTTGGATCGCCCTACCACCGCCACTTCCGGCAGATCCGCCGGGGGAAACTCGGAAAGTTTGAGGGCGCTGGTGACAAATTCCACGGGCAGTGTCTGGGAAGAATGTGGGGATCGGGTCATGATTCCTGTTGATTGGTGGGGAGAGTGGCGTTAGATTGCATATATTTTATGCAGGAGAGCGCCCAGTAATGCAATCCATAGATCCTATTTCAGCCCTTTTTGCCAAGAAAATAGGCAATCCCACCCCAAAACCCCTCATTCTGGCCCCCATGGCTGGCGTGACGGATCCCCCTTTCCGTCGTTTGGCCCGGCGTTTTGGCGCGGATTTGACCGTTTCGGAGATGATTCCCTCCCAGGCGATGATTCGTATGGGACAAAAGGGAGGCAGGCTTTCCACCTCTCTCCGGGAAGAGAGCCCCCTGGCGGTGCAGATCGCGGGGCGGGAACCGGGGGAGATGGTGCGAGCGGCCCAAATGAATGTGGCCCGGGGGGCGGAAATCATCGATATCAACATGGGCTGCCCGGTCAAAAAAATCATCAAGGGAGGCGCTGGGGCGGCCCTTTTGAAGGACGAAGGTTTGGTGGACGCCATTCTGGAAGCGGTGGTGGCGGCTGTGGCGGTGCCGGTGACGGTTAAAATTCGCCTGGGCTGGACCCACGATAGCCTGAACGGCCACCGGATTGCGCAAATTGCCGAGGCTCGGGGGGTGCGGATGATCGCTGTGCATGGTCGCACCCGCAGCCAGATGTATTCCGGGGTGGCTGATTGGGAGGCGATTGCCCGGATCAAGAGGGTGGTATCGATTCCGGTGATCGGCAATGGGGATGTGCGCTCCCCCCGGGATGCGGAAAAAATGTTGGCCATATCCGGAACAGATGGGGTGATGATCGGTCGTGGCGCTTTGGGTAACCCCTGGCTCTTTCGGGAAGTGAAACACTATCTCACTTATGGAGCAGAGGGGGATTCTACGGCGGCAGCCCCCCCCGCTCCACCCTCACCCACCCCCCGGGAACGGCTGGAAGTGGTCCGGGAACATTTCCAGGGATTGCTCGATTTTCACGGCGCCCACACCGGTAACCTTTTGGCCCGCAAGCATCTCTCCTGGTATAGCCGGGGGTTGCCGGGGAGTGCCGATTTTCGCTCCCGGGTCAATCTATCCCGCTCTCCGGAAGAGACCTGGGGATTTATCGATACTTTTTTTGCCGCCCTGCCGGATCAGGAGGCAGCATGAGCGGGAGGGCCGATCAGGGGATGATGGAGGACTCTCCACTCTTTTCTCCGGAGCAGCTGTGCGATCAGCTGACCGTGGGTTTTATCGCCGTGGATCGGGCCGGGATCGTGCAGGCGGTCAACAGTGCGGTGGAGCGGCTGCTGGGCAAACCCCGCCGCCATCTGATAGGCGCTTCCCTGGAGGAGCTGTTGCCGGGACACCCGGTAGCGTTGGATTTGATTGAG
The Magnetococcales bacterium genome window above contains:
- a CDS encoding YjbQ family protein; the protein is MFTKTLTIDTARPRNLVDITQQVSREISQSGIREGVCHLFVPHTTAGLTLNENCDPDVVTDMLDTLERLVPNRSDYRHAEGNSPAHVKTSLLGNQLTLLIAGGRPVLGTWQGVFLAEFDGPRTRKVLLQIP
- the dusB gene encoding tRNA dihydrouridine synthase DusB, which encodes MQSIDPISALFAKKIGNPTPKPLILAPMAGVTDPPFRRLARRFGADLTVSEMIPSQAMIRMGQKGGRLSTSLREESPLAVQIAGREPGEMVRAAQMNVARGAEIIDINMGCPVKKIIKGGAGAALLKDEGLVDAILEAVVAAVAVPVTVKIRLGWTHDSLNGHRIAQIAEARGVRMIAVHGRTRSQMYSGVADWEAIARIKRVVSIPVIGNGDVRSPRDAEKMLAISGTDGVMIGRGALGNPWLFREVKHYLTYGAEGDSTAAAPPAPPSPTPRERLEVVREHFQGLLDFHGAHTGNLLARKHLSWYSRGLPGSADFRSRVNLSRSPEETWGFIDTFFAALPDQEAA
- a CDS encoding HAD family hydrolase, producing the protein MAASSISAVAFDFDGVLADSVPIKDQALQQLFDQYGPTIQEKALSAWENSRGVFRDQRIARVFQETTGERLSPADLAYQVNRYQSLVKAKTIACPWIPGAREFFAAAPQHPCYVVSAAPQEEVREVVAARGMTGLFKGVYGGPVKKALTLKAILDQESIPPEKLLFLGDSISDYQAALSSGCGFLGIVAPNRANPFPLELETAPDLTSLQDWL
- a CDS encoding response regulator; this encodes MGSILIVEDSKSFASLLKQRIQVALGYQVVLATSLENAREVLENHLDTDFSLALLDLHLPDAPDGEIVDLMLSRSIPAIVLTATYKKKLQEKILKKGILDYFVKDNIGVVDSVIHAIDRIRRNRGHHILVVDDSRSARGLVCHTLKRYGFHLLEAKDGLEALEILNREPISLMVTDFKMPEMDGLQLMKKLRTHHSRDKVAAIGLSSATDPGLAVAFIKAGANDFLVKPFQPEELLCRVYQNIDIIERHQELQQMVTRHQSVLDNALDAIITIDHAGRVLDFNPAAEELFAYTEKQAAGQDIADLIIPPHLREPHKNALVRSQSGQEGELRRRFELPGQRSDGKVIDLQISLTAIKQAKNPQYTAFIQDITDRKQLLISLEETLQVAESANRAKSEFIANTSHEIRTPMNAVLGFTDLALKAKISPKVRDYLGKIENASRSLMGIINDILDFSKIDAGRMNLDPVKFDIHDLLDRLADLFSKQVADKGIELLFLAPLSFDQVLHGDVMRIEQILINLIRNAVKFTDDGGITVRATLETVGNGQIKIAFSIQDSGVGINSENLPRLFSPFVQADGSTTRKYGGTGLGLSICKRLVNLMDGEIWAESSPGEGSEFAFFVMVEHHSENRRKKRTLPKPLQGKKALIAAHNPIFQLYLQELLTEMGLIPTTVFSGKEALAELLAHNSGEAPYDFTFLDWNLPKKSGIDSAAEIRATLTAASPSCRLPQLCLLTPFGIDAIRIEGEKAGVDLFLDKPVVRSRLIQVLTEEAEKESKEEQTEAEQKVIQDRRSKKVLGLEEETGEQVAGSRILLVEDNEINQQVARELLERVGLVVETANNGLEALRLLERLPFDAVLMDLQMPEMDGYEATARIRQDLGMKDLPILAMTAHSSTEEKERVNKSGMNGHVDKPIRPERLYGLISKAISRPLPSTQQMAVTIEGETLEEIPGLDIQSGLERLGGNHKLYRRLLVRFLEEYGQANQKIRDLLEKKAFQKAAVELHTIRGVAGNLGAVQLYESTGQLENAIGESNPIAIKATSARFFNRMNALIRELGGMEPGTSEAIHINLPDKGSLRENPEQTVILLEDLARHLEIGSIEVASLMSALAQTLEAASPAIFQELKKQISDYHYREALQIIHDITASLDATFSGRRTMVRELEKERVLIVDDQRSNIDVLAEILSEFDRMVALNGRRALQIAQSDHPPDIILLDIMMPEMDGYEVCRRLKGDPQTQEIPVLFVTAKKEVADEAEGLSLGGVDYITKPFQGEIVRRRVLNHLELKRHRDRLENVVKLRTTELQAAKREAEKGRAAAEAGNRAKSEFLATMSHEIRTPLNAILGMGELLQETEVSEEQGQYLTTLHKAGESLLALISDILDLSKIESGQWDMEEMVFDLHELVTGSLEIQENIAREKNIELKLNLDPEVPQYVSGDPNRLRQIVLNLLGNAIKFTPAGKVSFSIEKSKTKNTPPTQEEMIHFTVTDTGIGISQDKLESIFQPFVQADSTTTRRFGGTGLGLTICQKLVERMDGHIRVESQPGQGGTFHFEIPLAASEPTPVSPTPPEAPREQRRRRENPTATPGLSILLVEDNEDNRLLIETFLKKSAHRLDYAQNGREGLEMFMAKPYDVVLMDIQMPVMDGYTATRGIRTWESKNHAGHTPVAALTAHAMHEHHELVMEAGCDHHLSKPIRKQNLLDFLARIEQEEKDSIQKTDKQIPNG
- a CDS encoding hemerythrin domain-containing protein; this translates as MDPFIQELKDEHQEMLKFLKKLSKLAPQDKNRLSSLNQLRGFVADHLAKEDKQLYPGLIQRAEEDRDLKIILDYYQKHMRKIGDLAQNFLDKHAGEQAGADFKKDLKKLIRFLKGRVLWEEEILFAKFAQ
- a CDS encoding YihA family ribosome biogenesis GTP-binding protein — protein: MTRSPHSSQTLPVEFVTSALKLSEFPPADLPEVAVVGRSNVGKSALLNRLFNRKKLVRVSRTPGCTRRINFFQVKERWWFVDLPGYGFAKVNRQEHRGWEQAIGDYLDHRRNLRAVLLLMDLRRGITDIDREMILFLEERGIPLLPVATKIDKLKPNARRQGIVQINKQLKPLAQFALMPVAATSSLKGDGIPELWKRIREVLGRGVGEGSETESPQEPSLETTHPE